The following coding sequences are from one Salvia hispanica cultivar TCC Black 2014 chromosome 3, UniMelb_Shisp_WGS_1.0, whole genome shotgun sequence window:
- the LOC125216978 gene encoding uncharacterized protein LOC125216978 isoform X1 codes for MAEESEKRFDEIMKKLFHAPSNSRIKSSDASGVGAPQLSGRKRPHSSSAGRKLVGNELGGSLSVLPAAGQAPVCRPWDRGDLVKRLSTFKSMTWFAKPQVVSPLECARRGWVNVDMDTIACVSCNTRLLFSTPSAWGKQQVEKAAMVFSLKLEGGHNLLCPWTNNSCAEELAQFPVLSRASLIEDYKGRILSLSQLIALPVIVPVAIDDLIASQLEKFLSDSSSLGYHEPLESSGTESSGHVLATSSSILYYQAQKLISLLGWEPRILPYRVDFKDGQNYDIKDANVTIATGHKPKDNIQSSSEDSDPSSELQVDPSCVVLDCKLCGASVGLWAFTTIPRPLEYIRFVGFTEVTDKGITAHDEAGAKEGSSDNRICTGSSGGIGNTGNSASTSSGFTIAGGPPPASLNYGATISLPIVGRNLRARLPIKTGNKDHSDVQVEDQAVVQQSETISAEETFVTIEPNAIADKPLEAPESVAEGTNLNLSGTEEGVNSAAAGELSSSTPEDITSITNAGELEPHREQMSGNQEEGGSYGKNYVDSLGIGASQSEKPMLFSTREHKKLLSFSKPIEFDPIKQHRHFCPWILSTGKSAPGWLQTLSALEENKELSNVCSSSLVEVDDPLESVRTLFTSPDKKRAKICGGSC; via the exons atggcAGAAGAGTCGGAAAAGAGGTTCGATGAGATAATGAAGAAGCTCTTTCATGCTCCTTCCAATTCCAGAATCAAATCATCCGATGCCAG TGGGGTCGGAGCTCCACAATTAAGCGGCCGGAAGCGGCCTCACTCGTCTTCAGCGGGGAGGAAATTGGTTGGCAATGAATTGGGGGGCTCATTGTCAGTTTTGCCAGCGGCGGGTCAGGCACCAGTCTGCAGGCCTTGGGACCGTGGCGATTTGGTTAAGAGGTTGTCCACTTTCAAGTCGATGACCTGGTTTGCCAAGCCTCAG GTGGTCAGCCCTTTGGAATGTGCTAGAAGGGGTTGGGTTAATGTAGATATGGACACAATTGCTTGTGTCTCATGCAATACACGCCTCCTCTTTTCTACTCCATCAGCTTGGGGAAAGCAACAAG TTGAGAAAGCAGCTATGGTATTCAGTTTGAAGCTGGAAGGAGGGCATAATTTACTGTGCCCTTGGACTAATAACTCCTGTGCAGAAGAACTTGCTCAGTTTCCGGTTCTATCCAGGGCGAGCTTGATCGAGGACTACAAGGGGCGAATTTTATCACTATCACAGCTAATAGCTCTTCCTGTTATTGTCCCTGTGGCCATTGATGACTTGATAGCTTCTCAACTGGAGAAATTTCTCAGTGACTCTTCAAGTTTGGGGTATCATGAACCACTTGAAAGCTCTGGGACAGAATCTTCTGGGCATGTACTAGCAACTAGTTCTTCCATCTTGTACTATCAG GCACAGAAGCTGATCAGTTTACTTGGCTGGGAACCTCGTATATTACCTTACAGAGTTGACTTCAAGGATGGgcaaaattatgatattaaaGATGCCAATGTAACAATTGCAACAGGACACAAACCGAAAGATAATATCCAGTCTTCAAGTGAGGACTCGGACCCTTCTAGTGAGCTGCAGGTTGATCCTAGTTGTGTTGTTCTCGATTGCAAGTTATGTGGGGCCAGCGTTGGATTATGGGCTTTCACTACTATCCCACGGCCTTTGGAGTATATAAGATTTGTGGGGTTTACAGAAGTTACTGATAAAGGTATTACCGCCCATGATGAGGCTGGTGCAAAGGAAGGTTCTTCAGACAATCGAATATGCACTGGAAGTAGTGGAGGTATTGGGAATACTGGTAACAGTGCTTCAACATCATCAGGGTTCACAATTGCTGGTGGTCCTCCACCTGCGTCGCTAAACTATGGTGCAACCATATCTTTACCCATTGTTGGCCGCAATTTGAGAGCAAGATTGCCAATAAAAACTGGAAATAAAGATCACTCAGATGTACAAGTGGAGGATCAGGCGGTAGTGCAACAAAGTGAAACCATCAGTGCTGAAGAAACCTTTGTAACCATAGAGCCAAATGCCATTGCAGACAAACCATTGGAGGCTCCTGAATCTGTTGCAGAAGGCactaatttgaatttgtctGGAACAGAAGAGGGAGTCAATTCAGCAGCTGCTGGTGAATTATCTAGCTCAACCCCTGAGGATATTACCTCAATTACAAATGCAGGAGAGCTTGAGCCTCACAGAGAACAAATGTCCGGAAACCAAGAAGAAGGTGGCAGCTACGGGAAAAACTATGTGGATAGTCTTGGGATAGGGGCTTCACAGAGTGAGAAACCTATGCTCTTTAGTACAA GAGAGCATAAGAAATTATTATCTTTTAGTAAACCGATTGAGTTCGACCCAATCAAACAGCACAGACACTTTTGCCCCTGGATTTTGTCTACTGGAAAATCTGCTCCTGGATGGCTACAGACACTATCAGCTTTAGAAGAAAACAAGGAGCTCAGCAATGTGTGTTCATCAAGCTTGGTAGAG GTGGATGACCCACTTGAGTCTGTGAGGACACTATTCACATCTCCTGACAAGAAGAGAGCCAAAATTTGTGGTGGGAGCTGTTAA
- the LOC125216978 gene encoding uncharacterized protein LOC125216978 isoform X2, whose amino-acid sequence MQYTPPLFYSISLGKATRFLLVHVLPVEKAAMVFSLKLEGGHNLLCPWTNNSCAEELAQFPVLSRASLIEDYKGRILSLSQLIALPVIVPVAIDDLIASQLEKFLSDSSSLGYHEPLESSGTESSGHVLATSSSILYYQAQKLISLLGWEPRILPYRVDFKDGQNYDIKDANVTIATGHKPKDNIQSSSEDSDPSSELQVDPSCVVLDCKLCGASVGLWAFTTIPRPLEYIRFVGFTEVTDKGITAHDEAGAKEGSSDNRICTGSSGGIGNTGNSASTSSGFTIAGGPPPASLNYGATISLPIVGRNLRARLPIKTGNKDHSDVQVEDQAVVQQSETISAEETFVTIEPNAIADKPLEAPESVAEGTNLNLSGTEEGVNSAAAGELSSSTPEDITSITNAGELEPHREQMSGNQEEGGSYGKNYVDSLGIGASQSEKPMLFSTREHKKLLSFSKPIEFDPIKQHRHFCPWILSTGKSAPGWLQTLSALEENKELSNVCSSSLVEVDDPLESVRTLFTSPDKKRAKICGGSC is encoded by the exons ATGCAATACACGCCTCCTCTTTTCTACTCCATCAGCTTGGGGAAAGCAACAAG ATTCCTTTTGGTTCATGTGTTACCAGTTGAGAAAGCAGCTATGGTATTCAGTTTGAAGCTGGAAGGAGGGCATAATTTACTGTGCCCTTGGACTAATAACTCCTGTGCAGAAGAACTTGCTCAGTTTCCGGTTCTATCCAGGGCGAGCTTGATCGAGGACTACAAGGGGCGAATTTTATCACTATCACAGCTAATAGCTCTTCCTGTTATTGTCCCTGTGGCCATTGATGACTTGATAGCTTCTCAACTGGAGAAATTTCTCAGTGACTCTTCAAGTTTGGGGTATCATGAACCACTTGAAAGCTCTGGGACAGAATCTTCTGGGCATGTACTAGCAACTAGTTCTTCCATCTTGTACTATCAG GCACAGAAGCTGATCAGTTTACTTGGCTGGGAACCTCGTATATTACCTTACAGAGTTGACTTCAAGGATGGgcaaaattatgatattaaaGATGCCAATGTAACAATTGCAACAGGACACAAACCGAAAGATAATATCCAGTCTTCAAGTGAGGACTCGGACCCTTCTAGTGAGCTGCAGGTTGATCCTAGTTGTGTTGTTCTCGATTGCAAGTTATGTGGGGCCAGCGTTGGATTATGGGCTTTCACTACTATCCCACGGCCTTTGGAGTATATAAGATTTGTGGGGTTTACAGAAGTTACTGATAAAGGTATTACCGCCCATGATGAGGCTGGTGCAAAGGAAGGTTCTTCAGACAATCGAATATGCACTGGAAGTAGTGGAGGTATTGGGAATACTGGTAACAGTGCTTCAACATCATCAGGGTTCACAATTGCTGGTGGTCCTCCACCTGCGTCGCTAAACTATGGTGCAACCATATCTTTACCCATTGTTGGCCGCAATTTGAGAGCAAGATTGCCAATAAAAACTGGAAATAAAGATCACTCAGATGTACAAGTGGAGGATCAGGCGGTAGTGCAACAAAGTGAAACCATCAGTGCTGAAGAAACCTTTGTAACCATAGAGCCAAATGCCATTGCAGACAAACCATTGGAGGCTCCTGAATCTGTTGCAGAAGGCactaatttgaatttgtctGGAACAGAAGAGGGAGTCAATTCAGCAGCTGCTGGTGAATTATCTAGCTCAACCCCTGAGGATATTACCTCAATTACAAATGCAGGAGAGCTTGAGCCTCACAGAGAACAAATGTCCGGAAACCAAGAAGAAGGTGGCAGCTACGGGAAAAACTATGTGGATAGTCTTGGGATAGGGGCTTCACAGAGTGAGAAACCTATGCTCTTTAGTACAA GAGAGCATAAGAAATTATTATCTTTTAGTAAACCGATTGAGTTCGACCCAATCAAACAGCACAGACACTTTTGCCCCTGGATTTTGTCTACTGGAAAATCTGCTCCTGGATGGCTACAGACACTATCAGCTTTAGAAGAAAACAAGGAGCTCAGCAATGTGTGTTCATCAAGCTTGGTAGAG GTGGATGACCCACTTGAGTCTGTGAGGACACTATTCACATCTCCTGACAAGAAGAGAGCCAAAATTTGTGGTGGGAGCTGTTAA